The nucleotide sequence ATTTATAGCATTTACACTTGTTTTTGGTAAAAAAGATACGAAAAAAATGTTCTCGAAACCTGTCGCTCCTGTCAAAAATATAGCCAAATATTTTTTTATCAATGTAGTAATCAGTGCCGCAGTCTCGGTATTTTTGCAACAAATTTTGAAATGGGGTTTAACAGGCAATCCAATAAATGAGGCTTTCAGCCCGTTATTATTTATTATTTTGCCTATCATGATACTTGGAGAAGAATTGTTCTCAGTGTATTTTCTCGCTATTTTTTCTAGTAAGTTCAGCATTCCTGTCGCTAGTTTCTTGTCAGCAATCATCTTTGGATTTATCCATTACAGTACTTATGATAATGGAAATATTTTACACACTGTAGCACACATCCTTTTGATACAAGGGGTGGCAAGATTGTTATTCAACCAAGCTGCCATTAAAAGCAACTCGATCATTACAAGTTGGGCAGTTCATGTGATATTTGATTTCACAGCTA is from Enterococcus faecium and encodes:
- a CDS encoding CPBP family intramembrane glutamic endopeptidase, translating into MNNILGKKIELKKGILGTIVVVLGLLGLLFAPSIISIFSLTITGFIAFTLVFGKKDTKKMFSKPVAPVKNIAKYFFINVVISAAVSVFLQQILKWGLTGNPINEAFSPLLFIILPIMILGEELFSVYFLAIFSSKFSIPVASFLSAIIFGFIHYSTYDNGNILHTVAHILLIQGVARLLFNQAAIKSNSIITSWAVHVIFDFTAILLVVLFS